A stretch of the Lytechinus variegatus isolate NC3 chromosome 5, Lvar_3.0, whole genome shotgun sequence genome encodes the following:
- the LOC121415855 gene encoding putative uncharacterized protein DDB_G0271606 isoform X1: MVANGVSRGRPGRTPQFLTLGLLVVICILAFNYWNVSSRSRLLQRQVQEMTATLEELAMKKVHLEKRSEALQSQIGDANKVNTVLKTEKESCIKEKEDIQALKEEVGSQAESLRKEKDLAVTSLAQFRINASKTVELLMDMKTKYETLRTEHEQIQEASRREGQEKEQAIQAIQQNANNQLDLCNSQKQELNRIISNLQKEFSVMQQQRVSEGNVSKDGGGQQVVAGNDQAAYIQQQQLLQQQQQQQQQQEQQQQEQQQQLQNQQGLQQQNGLNAQQLAWMQREQYRQQHQNQQQQQQPEQQDEQQQHMLYNQQYQQQQQEQIEQQAQEEQRQEGEQQMERPGQADPGPVQMEANQETQNEEDKQPQMFPDREQQLEDQQQVQGPVPDQGQVDREANVIDNDVQDPGQAKQETNEQEVQQQDEEDSQLSDVDEEGEQQIDQGQVQAPQPVGNDKEGDEDRTGESSLSEVGKVEEGENVKGEIVLQEEDDVVEDDVVDEERLEVGNIDPGQQGDEEKQVSDPSYDYSDDEDSSANDNGGGEDSPEDDGPNDGNQDYELADEDQGAIPVDDNGNEIQEDDPNGNIKDDQIDQEMEEDYQLADQGGDGDLDDDEGRGANHAEADQGMVPDYPEDDQGRVGDYDENDPERGPDYAEGDQEIEDDKGREPDYPEEEQGIDSDYVSDDEADGEQELEDRGKSQGESDMGNPEALSNENDGQVLEDIRQEEVRNYA, from the exons atggtGGCAAACGGAGTCTCTAGAGGTCGGCCAGGCCGGACACCACAATTCCTAACGTTAGGCCTCCTGGTTGTTATCTGTATTTTAGCTTTTAATTACTGGAATGTGTCATCACGAAGCCGACTTCTGCAGCGACAAGTGCAAGAAATGACGGCGACACTCGAAGAATTGGCAATGAAAAAG GTTCATCTGGAGAAAAGAAGCGAAGCACTCCAAAGCCAGATAGGAGATGCCAACAAAGTGAACACTGttttaaaaactgaaaaagAATCCTgtataaaagagaaagaagatatTCAGGCTTTAAAAGAAGAAGTTGGGTCACAAGCGGAATCTTTACGGAAAGAGAAAGACCTTGCAGTAACCTCATTG GCACAATTTAGGATAAATGCCTCCAAGACTGTTGAATTGCTCATGGATATGAAAA ctaaatatgaaacattaaGAACAGAACATGAGCAGATCCAGGAAGCATCGCGGCGGGAAGGACAAGAAAAAGAACAGGCCATCCAAGCCATCCAACAAAATGCCAATAATCAGTTGGATTTATGTAATTCCCAGAAGCAAGAGCTCAACCGGATCATAAGCAACCTTCAGAAGGAGTTCTCTGTCATGCAACAACAGAGGGTGAGTGAGGGCAACGTGTCGAAAGATGGG GGTGGACAGCAAGTAGTTGCAGGGAATGATCAAGCAGCATACATTCAACAACAGCAACTTctacaacagcaacaacaacaacagcagcaacaagAACAGCAACAGCAAGAACAGCAGCAGCAATTACAGAATCAACAAGGACTTCAACAGCAG AACGGTCTTAATGCTCAACAACTTGCTTGGATGCAGAGGGAACAATATCGTCAGCAGCATCAAAACcagcaacaacagcagcaacCGGAACAACAAGACGAACAGCAGCAACATATGTTGTATAATCAACAGTATCAGCAACAACAACAGGAACAGATTGAACAGCAAGCACAAGAAGAACAAAG GCAAGAAGGTGAACAACAAATGGAAAGGCCAG GTCAGGCAGATCCAGGCCCAGTCCAGATGGAGGCCAACCAAGAGACCCAGAATGAAGAGGACAAACAACCCCAGATGTTCCCAGACCGAGAACAGCAGCTGGAGGATCAGCAGCAGGTCCAGGGACCGGTTCCAGACCAGGGTCAGGTAGATAGAGAAGCCAATGTTATAGACAATGATGTACAAGACCCAGGCCAAGCAAAGCAAGAA ACCAATGAACAGGAAGTTCAACAACAGGATGAAGAAGATAGTCAATTGAGTGATGTGGACGAAGAAGGAGAACAGCAGATTGACCAAGGACAAGTACAAGCTCCTCAACCTG TAGGTAATGATAAAGAAGGAGATGAAGATCGAACCGGAGAGAGTAGTTTATCAGAGGTTGGAAAGGTAGAAGAAGGAGAGAATGTGAAAGGAGAGATAGTTCTCCAGGAAGAAGACGATGTGGTGGAAGACGACGTGGTGGACGAAGAAAGGTTGGAGGTCGGGAACATTGACCCTGGACAGCAAG GTGATGAAGAGAAACAAGTAAGTGATCCATCTTATGACTATTCTGATGATGAGGATTCTTCCGcaaatgataatggtggtggggAAGACAGCCCAGAGGATGACGGGCCTAACGATGGCAATCAAGACTATGAGTTGGCAGATGAAGACCAAGGAGCGATTCCTGTAGACGACAATGGAAATGAGATCCAGGAAGATGACCCTAATGGCAATATTAAAGATGACCAAATTGATCAAGAAATGGAAGAGGACTATCAACTGGCTGACCAAGGAGGGGATGGTGATTTAGATGACGATGAAGGAAGGGGTGCGAACCACGCTGAAGCGGATCAAGGAATGGTACCAGATTACCCTGAGGATGACCAAGGAAGGGTCGGGGACTATGATGAGAACGACCCAGAAAGGGGGCCAGACTACGCAGAAGGTGACCAAGAAATAGAGGATGACAAAGGAAGGGAGCCTGACTACCCAGAGGAAGAACAAGGAATAGATTCTGACTATGTCAGTGATGATGAGGCGGATGGTGAACAGGAGCTTGAAGACAGAGGCAAAAGTCAAGGAGAGAGCGATATGGGCAACCCTGAGGCGCTAAGCAATGAAAATGATGGTCAAGTGCTTGAGGATATCAGACAGGAAGAAGTCAGAAACTACGCCTAA
- the LOC121415855 gene encoding putative uncharacterized protein DDB_G0271606 isoform X2, with translation MVANGVSRGRPGRTPQFLTLGLLVVICILAFNYWNVSSRSRLLQRQVQEMTATLEELAMKKVHLEKRSEALQSQIGDANKVNTVLKTEKESCIKEKEDIQALKEEVGSQAESLRKEKDLAVTSLAQFRINASKTVELLMDMKTKYETLRTEHEQIQEASRREGQEKEQAIQAIQQNANNQLDLCNSQKQELNRIISNLQKEFSVMQQQRGGQQVVAGNDQAAYIQQQQLLQQQQQQQQQQEQQQQEQQQQLQNQQGLQQQNGLNAQQLAWMQREQYRQQHQNQQQQQQPEQQDEQQQHMLYNQQYQQQQQEQIEQQAQEEQRQEGEQQMERPGQADPGPVQMEANQETQNEEDKQPQMFPDREQQLEDQQQVQGPVPDQGQVDREANVIDNDVQDPGQAKQETNEQEVQQQDEEDSQLSDVDEEGEQQIDQGQVQAPQPVGNDKEGDEDRTGESSLSEVGKVEEGENVKGEIVLQEEDDVVEDDVVDEERLEVGNIDPGQQGDEEKQVSDPSYDYSDDEDSSANDNGGGEDSPEDDGPNDGNQDYELADEDQGAIPVDDNGNEIQEDDPNGNIKDDQIDQEMEEDYQLADQGGDGDLDDDEGRGANHAEADQGMVPDYPEDDQGRVGDYDENDPERGPDYAEGDQEIEDDKGREPDYPEEEQGIDSDYVSDDEADGEQELEDRGKSQGESDMGNPEALSNENDGQVLEDIRQEEVRNYA, from the exons atggtGGCAAACGGAGTCTCTAGAGGTCGGCCAGGCCGGACACCACAATTCCTAACGTTAGGCCTCCTGGTTGTTATCTGTATTTTAGCTTTTAATTACTGGAATGTGTCATCACGAAGCCGACTTCTGCAGCGACAAGTGCAAGAAATGACGGCGACACTCGAAGAATTGGCAATGAAAAAG GTTCATCTGGAGAAAAGAAGCGAAGCACTCCAAAGCCAGATAGGAGATGCCAACAAAGTGAACACTGttttaaaaactgaaaaagAATCCTgtataaaagagaaagaagatatTCAGGCTTTAAAAGAAGAAGTTGGGTCACAAGCGGAATCTTTACGGAAAGAGAAAGACCTTGCAGTAACCTCATTG GCACAATTTAGGATAAATGCCTCCAAGACTGTTGAATTGCTCATGGATATGAAAA ctaaatatgaaacattaaGAACAGAACATGAGCAGATCCAGGAAGCATCGCGGCGGGAAGGACAAGAAAAAGAACAGGCCATCCAAGCCATCCAACAAAATGCCAATAATCAGTTGGATTTATGTAATTCCCAGAAGCAAGAGCTCAACCGGATCATAAGCAACCTTCAGAAGGAGTTCTCTGTCATGCAACAACAGAGG GGTGGACAGCAAGTAGTTGCAGGGAATGATCAAGCAGCATACATTCAACAACAGCAACTTctacaacagcaacaacaacaacagcagcaacaagAACAGCAACAGCAAGAACAGCAGCAGCAATTACAGAATCAACAAGGACTTCAACAGCAG AACGGTCTTAATGCTCAACAACTTGCTTGGATGCAGAGGGAACAATATCGTCAGCAGCATCAAAACcagcaacaacagcagcaacCGGAACAACAAGACGAACAGCAGCAACATATGTTGTATAATCAACAGTATCAGCAACAACAACAGGAACAGATTGAACAGCAAGCACAAGAAGAACAAAG GCAAGAAGGTGAACAACAAATGGAAAGGCCAG GTCAGGCAGATCCAGGCCCAGTCCAGATGGAGGCCAACCAAGAGACCCAGAATGAAGAGGACAAACAACCCCAGATGTTCCCAGACCGAGAACAGCAGCTGGAGGATCAGCAGCAGGTCCAGGGACCGGTTCCAGACCAGGGTCAGGTAGATAGAGAAGCCAATGTTATAGACAATGATGTACAAGACCCAGGCCAAGCAAAGCAAGAA ACCAATGAACAGGAAGTTCAACAACAGGATGAAGAAGATAGTCAATTGAGTGATGTGGACGAAGAAGGAGAACAGCAGATTGACCAAGGACAAGTACAAGCTCCTCAACCTG TAGGTAATGATAAAGAAGGAGATGAAGATCGAACCGGAGAGAGTAGTTTATCAGAGGTTGGAAAGGTAGAAGAAGGAGAGAATGTGAAAGGAGAGATAGTTCTCCAGGAAGAAGACGATGTGGTGGAAGACGACGTGGTGGACGAAGAAAGGTTGGAGGTCGGGAACATTGACCCTGGACAGCAAG GTGATGAAGAGAAACAAGTAAGTGATCCATCTTATGACTATTCTGATGATGAGGATTCTTCCGcaaatgataatggtggtggggAAGACAGCCCAGAGGATGACGGGCCTAACGATGGCAATCAAGACTATGAGTTGGCAGATGAAGACCAAGGAGCGATTCCTGTAGACGACAATGGAAATGAGATCCAGGAAGATGACCCTAATGGCAATATTAAAGATGACCAAATTGATCAAGAAATGGAAGAGGACTATCAACTGGCTGACCAAGGAGGGGATGGTGATTTAGATGACGATGAAGGAAGGGGTGCGAACCACGCTGAAGCGGATCAAGGAATGGTACCAGATTACCCTGAGGATGACCAAGGAAGGGTCGGGGACTATGATGAGAACGACCCAGAAAGGGGGCCAGACTACGCAGAAGGTGACCAAGAAATAGAGGATGACAAAGGAAGGGAGCCTGACTACCCAGAGGAAGAACAAGGAATAGATTCTGACTATGTCAGTGATGATGAGGCGGATGGTGAACAGGAGCTTGAAGACAGAGGCAAAAGTCAAGGAGAGAGCGATATGGGCAACCCTGAGGCGCTAAGCAATGAAAATGATGGTCAAGTGCTTGAGGATATCAGACAGGAAGAAGTCAGAAACTACGCCTAA
- the LOC121415855 gene encoding putative uncharacterized protein DDB_G0271606 isoform X3, which yields MVANGVSRGRPGRTPQFLTLGLLVVICILAFNYWNVSSRSRLLQRQVQEMTATLEELAMKKVHLEKRSEALQSQIGDANKVNTVLKTEKESCIKEKEDIQALKEEVGSQAESLRKEKDLAVTSLAQFRINASKTVELLMDMKTKYETLRTEHEQIQEASRREGQEKEQAIQAIQQNANNQLDLCNSQKQELNRIISNLQKEFSVMQQQRVSEGNVSKDGGGQQVVAGNDQAAYIQQQQLLQQQQQQQQQQEQQQQEQQQQLQNQQGLQQQNGLNAQQLAWMQREQYRQQHQNQQQQQQPEQQDEQQQHMLYNQQYQQQQQEQIEQQAQEEQRQEGEQQMERPGQADPGPVQMEANQETQNEEDKQPQMFPDREQQLEDQQQVQGPVPDQGQVDREANVIDNDVQDPGQAKQETNEQEVQQQDEEDSQLSDVDEEGEQQIDQGQVQAPQPGDEEKQVSDPSYDYSDDEDSSANDNGGGEDSPEDDGPNDGNQDYELADEDQGAIPVDDNGNEIQEDDPNGNIKDDQIDQEMEEDYQLADQGGDGDLDDDEGRGANHAEADQGMVPDYPEDDQGRVGDYDENDPERGPDYAEGDQEIEDDKGREPDYPEEEQGIDSDYVSDDEADGEQELEDRGKSQGESDMGNPEALSNENDGQVLEDIRQEEVRNYA from the exons atggtGGCAAACGGAGTCTCTAGAGGTCGGCCAGGCCGGACACCACAATTCCTAACGTTAGGCCTCCTGGTTGTTATCTGTATTTTAGCTTTTAATTACTGGAATGTGTCATCACGAAGCCGACTTCTGCAGCGACAAGTGCAAGAAATGACGGCGACACTCGAAGAATTGGCAATGAAAAAG GTTCATCTGGAGAAAAGAAGCGAAGCACTCCAAAGCCAGATAGGAGATGCCAACAAAGTGAACACTGttttaaaaactgaaaaagAATCCTgtataaaagagaaagaagatatTCAGGCTTTAAAAGAAGAAGTTGGGTCACAAGCGGAATCTTTACGGAAAGAGAAAGACCTTGCAGTAACCTCATTG GCACAATTTAGGATAAATGCCTCCAAGACTGTTGAATTGCTCATGGATATGAAAA ctaaatatgaaacattaaGAACAGAACATGAGCAGATCCAGGAAGCATCGCGGCGGGAAGGACAAGAAAAAGAACAGGCCATCCAAGCCATCCAACAAAATGCCAATAATCAGTTGGATTTATGTAATTCCCAGAAGCAAGAGCTCAACCGGATCATAAGCAACCTTCAGAAGGAGTTCTCTGTCATGCAACAACAGAGGGTGAGTGAGGGCAACGTGTCGAAAGATGGG GGTGGACAGCAAGTAGTTGCAGGGAATGATCAAGCAGCATACATTCAACAACAGCAACTTctacaacagcaacaacaacaacagcagcaacaagAACAGCAACAGCAAGAACAGCAGCAGCAATTACAGAATCAACAAGGACTTCAACAGCAG AACGGTCTTAATGCTCAACAACTTGCTTGGATGCAGAGGGAACAATATCGTCAGCAGCATCAAAACcagcaacaacagcagcaacCGGAACAACAAGACGAACAGCAGCAACATATGTTGTATAATCAACAGTATCAGCAACAACAACAGGAACAGATTGAACAGCAAGCACAAGAAGAACAAAG GCAAGAAGGTGAACAACAAATGGAAAGGCCAG GTCAGGCAGATCCAGGCCCAGTCCAGATGGAGGCCAACCAAGAGACCCAGAATGAAGAGGACAAACAACCCCAGATGTTCCCAGACCGAGAACAGCAGCTGGAGGATCAGCAGCAGGTCCAGGGACCGGTTCCAGACCAGGGTCAGGTAGATAGAGAAGCCAATGTTATAGACAATGATGTACAAGACCCAGGCCAAGCAAAGCAAGAA ACCAATGAACAGGAAGTTCAACAACAGGATGAAGAAGATAGTCAATTGAGTGATGTGGACGAAGAAGGAGAACAGCAGATTGACCAAGGACAAGTACAAGCTCCTCAACCTG GTGATGAAGAGAAACAAGTAAGTGATCCATCTTATGACTATTCTGATGATGAGGATTCTTCCGcaaatgataatggtggtggggAAGACAGCCCAGAGGATGACGGGCCTAACGATGGCAATCAAGACTATGAGTTGGCAGATGAAGACCAAGGAGCGATTCCTGTAGACGACAATGGAAATGAGATCCAGGAAGATGACCCTAATGGCAATATTAAAGATGACCAAATTGATCAAGAAATGGAAGAGGACTATCAACTGGCTGACCAAGGAGGGGATGGTGATTTAGATGACGATGAAGGAAGGGGTGCGAACCACGCTGAAGCGGATCAAGGAATGGTACCAGATTACCCTGAGGATGACCAAGGAAGGGTCGGGGACTATGATGAGAACGACCCAGAAAGGGGGCCAGACTACGCAGAAGGTGACCAAGAAATAGAGGATGACAAAGGAAGGGAGCCTGACTACCCAGAGGAAGAACAAGGAATAGATTCTGACTATGTCAGTGATGATGAGGCGGATGGTGAACAGGAGCTTGAAGACAGAGGCAAAAGTCAAGGAGAGAGCGATATGGGCAACCCTGAGGCGCTAAGCAATGAAAATGATGGTCAAGTGCTTGAGGATATCAGACAGGAAGAAGTCAGAAACTACGCCTAA